Proteins from a single region of Thermococcus sp.:
- a CDS encoding EamA family transporter, with amino-acid sequence MKRGYILIFLSASMWGTLGIFATYIYRYGVDSFTMVFWRVLFALMILGTYISIFLRESPFTRENLIFYAIYGLVGVFAFYTLYFYTVKISSVGFAVLLVYTAPAFSVILGRLIFKELITTEKAIALAMVLVGVLLVAGNVDFNVNKVAILTGIATGFTYSLYGVLAKFGVRNERPERVLFMTLFFGLLFLVPFSKFSIPSGAVPYVLGLAFFPTFLGYTLYNHALKEVEVSRASIVATIEPVVAIVLAYVLFGEELTPLQLLGGVLIIGASILVHVREEKSQT; translated from the coding sequence GCTATGGCGTTGATTCCTTCACTATGGTCTTCTGGCGTGTCCTTTTTGCCCTCATGATTCTGGGAACCTATATCTCAATCTTCCTCCGCGAGAGTCCGTTTACGCGCGAGAATCTAATATTCTATGCAATTTACGGCCTCGTTGGTGTGTTCGCCTTCTATACCCTCTATTTCTACACTGTGAAGATTTCTTCAGTTGGTTTTGCGGTGCTCCTCGTTTACACTGCCCCTGCTTTTTCGGTAATCCTCGGCAGGTTGATTTTCAAAGAGCTGATAACCACCGAGAAGGCAATAGCCCTGGCGATGGTTCTCGTTGGTGTTCTCCTCGTGGCTGGCAACGTGGACTTCAACGTGAACAAAGTCGCCATTCTGACGGGAATAGCAACGGGCTTTACCTACTCTCTATATGGTGTTCTGGCTAAGTTCGGTGTCAGAAACGAGAGACCAGAGAGGGTGCTCTTCATGACCCTGTTCTTTGGTCTGCTCTTTTTGGTTCCCTTTTCAAAGTTCTCGATACCTTCCGGTGCCGTCCCTTACGTTTTGGGCCTCGCTTTCTTTCCAACGTTCCTCGGTTATACCCTCTACAACCATGCCCTCAAGGAGGTAGAGGTCAGCAGGGCAAGTATAGTGGCAACGATTGAGCCGGTGGTTGCCATAGTTCTTGCCTATGTCCTCTTCGGGGAGGAGCTAACACCGCTCCAGCTCCTTGGAGGGGTCCTCATAATAGGGGCCTCAATACTAGTTCATGTAAGAGAAGAAAAGAGTCAAACGTAG